One part of the Candidatus Aquiluna sp. UB-MaderosW2red genome encodes these proteins:
- the glyA gene encoding serine hydroxymethyltransferase, producing the protein MTTQPNSFTAPLSEVDPEIAAVLQQELDRQRHTLEMIASENFVSRSILETTGSVLTNKYAEGYPGKRYYGGCEAVDIAEQLAKDRLKELFGAEHVNVQPHSGATANAAVLMALAKPGDKILGLSLAHGGHLTHGMRLNFSGKTYEGHEYELNPETFLVDMDIVRARALEVRPTVLIAGWSAYSRHLDFAAFRAIADEVGAKLWVDMAHFAGLVAAGLHPSPIPYADVVSSTVHKTLAGPRSGMILCKAEYAKKIDSAVFPGQQGGPLMHVIAGKAVAFKQAMQPEFKERQQRTIEGAKIIAERLIRPDVVAAGVSVLTGGTDVHLVLVDLRNSQLDGQMAEDLLHEAGITVNKNSVPNDPRPPMVTSGIRIGTPALATRGFGAAEFTEVADIIAHVLIPGSDIAALRARVRVLTEAIPLYSNLENW; encoded by the coding sequence ATGACAACTCAACCAAATAGCTTTACCGCACCACTATCCGAGGTTGACCCGGAGATTGCCGCTGTTTTACAGCAGGAGCTAGACCGTCAGCGCCACACCTTGGAGATGATTGCTAGCGAGAACTTCGTCTCTCGGAGTATTTTGGAAACCACCGGCTCGGTCCTAACCAATAAGTACGCTGAGGGGTACCCGGGCAAGCGGTATTACGGTGGCTGTGAAGCTGTAGATATCGCTGAGCAGTTGGCCAAGGATCGCCTGAAAGAGCTTTTTGGAGCAGAACACGTGAATGTTCAGCCCCACTCGGGAGCAACCGCTAACGCAGCCGTATTGATGGCACTTGCCAAGCCGGGTGACAAGATCCTTGGTTTGAGCCTGGCTCATGGAGGGCACCTCACCCACGGCATGCGGTTGAACTTCTCTGGCAAGACCTACGAGGGTCACGAGTATGAGCTAAACCCAGAAACCTTCTTGGTTGACATGGACATAGTTCGAGCACGAGCCCTGGAGGTCCGCCCAACTGTTTTGATTGCGGGATGGTCCGCGTACTCAAGGCATCTCGATTTTGCCGCCTTTAGGGCGATTGCCGATGAGGTTGGAGCCAAACTTTGGGTCGACATGGCCCACTTTGCTGGCTTGGTAGCGGCAGGGCTGCACCCAAGCCCAATTCCCTATGCTGATGTGGTTTCTTCGACAGTACATAAAACCCTTGCTGGACCTCGTTCTGGCATGATTTTGTGCAAGGCGGAGTATGCAAAAAAGATCGACTCTGCCGTGTTCCCTGGGCAACAGGGTGGTCCGCTGATGCACGTCATAGCCGGCAAGGCTGTTGCATTTAAGCAGGCCATGCAGCCCGAGTTCAAAGAGCGCCAGCAGCGCACAATCGAAGGTGCCAAAATAATCGCAGAACGGCTAATTAGGCCAGACGTTGTGGCGGCGGGGGTTTCTGTCTTGACTGGCGGAACCGATGTTCACCTGGTTTTGGTTGATCTTCGCAACTCCCAGCTTGATGGCCAAATGGCCGAAGACCTGCTTCACGAAGCCGGTATCACGGTGAACAAGAACTCTGTTCCTAACGACCCGAGGCCACCCATGGTCACCTCGGGTATTCGGATTGGGACCCCGGCCTTGGCCACCCGTGGCTTTGGCGCCGCCGAATTCACTGAAGTGGCTGACATCATCGCCCACGTTTTGATCCCGGGTTCTGACATTGCAGCGCTCAGGGCGAGAGTGCGAGTGCTAACCGAGGCAATTCCACTTTATTCGAACCTAGAGAACTGGTAA
- a CDS encoding bifunctional methylenetetrahydrofolate dehydrogenase/methenyltetrahydrofolate cyclohydrolase — translation MTAVKLDGLAAAKVIKSDLRLKVIELKAKGITPGLGTLLVGQDPGSLKYVAGKHRDCAEVGIESIRIDLPETASAQDIKAAIRDLNQAPEVTGYIVQLPLPAGMDSNQMLELIDPEKDADGLHPINLGKLVMNVSGEMTSPLPCTPAGIVELLRRHGVPTSGAEVVILGRGLTVGRPLSLLMSRRGIDSTVTILHSSSRYIPEAVRRADIVVAAIGQPHFVKPEWVKPGAAVLDVGISRVNDSLFGDVDPGVASVAGYLSPNPGGVGPMTRAMLLSNVVRAVS, via the coding sequence TTGACGGCGGTCAAACTAGATGGCTTGGCAGCCGCCAAGGTTATCAAGAGTGACCTAAGACTCAAAGTAATTGAGCTCAAGGCAAAGGGAATCACCCCTGGGCTGGGGACTCTTCTAGTAGGCCAGGATCCCGGGTCACTGAAGTATGTGGCTGGCAAGCACCGAGACTGCGCCGAGGTGGGCATCGAGTCGATTCGGATTGATCTTCCTGAAACTGCAAGTGCTCAAGATATCAAAGCGGCAATCCGAGACCTCAATCAAGCCCCCGAAGTCACCGGCTACATAGTTCAACTTCCGCTTCCAGCGGGCATGGACTCCAATCAGATGCTGGAATTGATTGACCCTGAAAAAGATGCCGACGGTTTACACCCGATAAACCTTGGCAAATTGGTGATGAACGTCTCCGGTGAAATGACATCTCCGCTACCTTGCACTCCCGCCGGCATAGTGGAGCTTCTAAGAAGGCACGGGGTGCCAACCTCCGGTGCCGAGGTAGTAATTCTAGGCCGTGGCCTCACGGTGGGAAGACCGCTTAGTCTTTTGATGAGCCGCAGGGGAATTGACTCAACCGTGACAATATTGCACAGTTCCTCGAGGTATATTCCCGAGGCGGTTAGGCGGGCTGACATCGTTGTCGCGGCAATCGGCCAACCTCATTTTGTGAAGCCAGAATGGGTCAAGCCCGGTGCGGCGGTTTTGGATGTTGGAATTTCGAGAGTAAATGATTCACTCTTTGGCGATGTTGATCCCGGTGTAGCAAGTGTCGCTGGTTACCTATCGCCCAACCCAGGAGGGGTCGGACCAATGACCAGGGCGATGCTCTTGTCAAATGTGGTTCGAGCAGTTAGCTAG
- a CDS encoding tryptophan 2,3-dioxygenase: MSENKHVTYISYLKVDELLELQHPLSDGPEHDELLFITIHQVYELWFKQILHEASALQVVLEKGDSHRSLAILGRIRTIMKTCVSQLDILETMTPLQFNSFRERLSSASGFQSAQFRELEAVLGRRDQAGAGADKTSGMGMAEHLVQGSSARARVEAAMTRPSLWDSAMHYFNHRIKLPSEALERDVAMAWEPHEGLQIALIEMHRTDPEAAMVSEALVDFDEGLQEWRYRHVKMVERTIGRKMGSGGSAGAGYLASTLFNPVFPDLWAIRSKF, from the coding sequence ATGAGCGAAAATAAACACGTCACCTACATCTCTTATCTAAAAGTCGATGAGCTATTAGAGCTGCAGCATCCGCTAAGCGATGGCCCAGAACATGATGAACTTTTATTTATCACCATCCACCAGGTCTATGAACTTTGGTTCAAGCAAATTCTGCACGAAGCCTCGGCCCTGCAGGTTGTTTTAGAAAAGGGAGATAGCCACCGTTCTCTGGCGATACTTGGGCGAATTCGCACAATTATGAAGACCTGCGTTTCGCAACTCGATATCTTGGAAACCATGACTCCGCTGCAATTCAATTCCTTCAGAGAAAGACTCTCCTCTGCCTCTGGTTTTCAATCCGCTCAATTCCGAGAATTGGAGGCGGTCCTTGGCAGGCGAGATCAAGCCGGGGCTGGCGCAGATAAAACTAGCGGAATGGGAATGGCCGAGCACCTAGTGCAAGGATCAAGCGCCAGGGCTCGGGTGGAGGCAGCAATGACAAGGCCTTCGCTTTGGGATTCCGCGATGCACTATTTCAACCACCGCATCAAGCTCCCCAGCGAGGCGCTCGAAAGAGATGTCGCGATGGCCTGGGAGCCACACGAGGGCTTACAGATCGCACTAATTGAAATGCACAGAACCGACCCGGAAGCCGCAATGGTTTCCGAAGCGCTAGTTGATTTTGATGAGGGCTTGCAGGAGTGGCGCTATCGGCATGTGAAGATGGTGGAACGCACAATCGGAAGAAAAATGGGTTCTGGCGGCTCAGCGGGTGCCGGCTACTTAGCCTCAACTTTATTCAATCCGGTCTTCCCGGACCTTTGGGCTATCAGAAGTAAGTTCTAG
- a CDS encoding kynureninase yields MSQKISQESATQRSFAIELDAADPLAAFKSEFLITDADLCYLDGNSLGRLPKKTVTVVNDFLLKEWGPELVDGWGHWIDQAQPAGDLLARASLGSGPGQTLVMDTTSVNFYQLCVAAIKARPNRKTVIIDSSNFPTDRYIIAGIAEAFGLKLITLNNDGQGGPGAVEIESENELITPEALEPHLSDDVALITLQAIHYRSGARSNTKAINALAKKYGALVVWDCSHAVGSIQLDFDKNDVDLAVGCTYKYGNSGPGSPAWLFVRKELQDQLRVPIQGWFAQDKQFEMGPFFEPNNEIRRFQIASPSIIGIRGVEVAFEMIERAGIANIEKKAATGTDLMIALFDAWLEPLGFTLGTPRDSSKRGGHIILTHKDAKQIALALRKLKNVIPDFREPNAVRLAISPLATSYLEVFDGFERLRELVESGDYKSVEIDGNRVT; encoded by the coding sequence ATGAGCCAGAAAATATCTCAAGAATCAGCCACGCAAAGAAGCTTCGCAATTGAGCTAGATGCTGCCGACCCGCTAGCCGCATTCAAATCCGAATTTTTAATAACTGATGCGGATCTTTGCTATCTGGATGGCAACTCGCTTGGCCGTCTGCCCAAGAAAACCGTCACGGTCGTGAATGATTTTCTACTAAAGGAATGGGGACCCGAACTAGTGGATGGCTGGGGTCACTGGATTGACCAGGCCCAGCCAGCAGGCGACCTCTTAGCAAGAGCAAGCTTGGGCTCAGGCCCAGGACAGACCCTTGTTATGGACACCACCAGCGTGAATTTCTATCAACTCTGCGTGGCTGCAATCAAAGCCAGACCGAATCGCAAAACGGTAATCATCGATTCTTCAAATTTCCCAACCGATCGCTACATAATTGCCGGCATTGCCGAAGCGTTTGGGCTAAAGCTGATAACCCTGAATAACGATGGCCAAGGTGGCCCGGGGGCAGTTGAAATTGAGAGCGAAAATGAACTGATAACCCCCGAGGCGCTTGAGCCACACCTTTCAGATGATGTGGCACTTATTACCCTTCAGGCAATTCACTACCGATCGGGTGCAAGATCGAACACAAAAGCAATCAACGCGCTGGCTAAAAAATATGGCGCCCTGGTGGTCTGGGACTGCTCTCACGCGGTGGGATCTATTCAACTAGATTTTGATAAAAACGATGTCGACCTCGCTGTCGGTTGCACTTATAAATATGGCAACTCGGGGCCCGGTTCTCCAGCCTGGTTATTCGTCAGAAAAGAACTACAAGATCAACTTAGGGTTCCAATCCAAGGCTGGTTTGCTCAGGACAAGCAATTCGAAATGGGCCCGTTTTTTGAGCCGAACAACGAGATTCGCAGGTTCCAGATTGCTAGCCCTTCAATCATCGGCATCAGGGGTGTTGAAGTGGCTTTCGAGATGATTGAGAGAGCTGGAATTGCAAATATCGAGAAGAAGGCTGCTACCGGCACCGACCTGATGATTGCGCTTTTTGATGCCTGGCTCGAGCCGCTTGGCTTCACACTGGGGACTCCGAGGGATTCAAGCAAACGCGGTGGCCATATCATACTCACTCATAAAGACGCCAAGCAGATTGCCCTAGCCCTTCGAAAACTCAAGAATGTCATTCCAGATTTCCGTGAGCCAAATGCTGTGAGGCTTGCAATTTCTCCCCTGGCAACCTCTTACCTCGAAGTTTTTGACGGCTTCGAAAGATTGCGTGAGTTGGTGGAGTCTGGCGACTATAAGAGCGTTGAGATTGATGGGAATCGCGTTACATGA
- a CDS encoding ABC transporter ATP-binding protein: protein MSNQYEDPTQNPRSREYKGPRAKLKDLLPYLVDHKKALIFAVILSVVVSALSLAQPLLLGQVIAGVEAGTAIGGLAFWIVILLVSSALINGYQFYLLYRTGEGVVLSTRKALISRLVRLPIWQYDRRRIGDLVSRVGSDTTLLKAVLTQGLVSAVGGIFTFFGAVIVMAFIDPVLLGATLAVVAIAVVAIALAGRKIRSATTKAQQMVGEMSSAVERALGAIRTIRAARAEDREIAAMNKDAEAAYDQGVKIAKLSAVISPIAQIAFNTAFIVVLGLGGLRVATGETTIASLVTFVILLFFMIGPLISTFGAYTSVMSALGALARIQEIMVLVEEEAGEAKDLREAKNKTALEFKNVNFHYQPEAGEEPKAILENVSLEIPRGSRVALVGPSGAGKSTIFSLIERFYEPTGGSILFDGQDVSSFSRQALREQIGYVEQDAPVLAGSLRENLLLGKGSATQEELTQVLDMVNLSEVLNRDAKGLDAEVGESGIMLSGGERQRLAIARALLAAPPILLLDESTSALDGPNEQRMREAIDAVAKDRTLIVIAHRLSTVVDSDQIIVLERGQVVGSGTHSELVKTTPLYAELAKHQLLV, encoded by the coding sequence CTGCCGTATCTGGTCGACCACAAAAAAGCCCTCATTTTTGCAGTGATTCTGTCCGTTGTGGTGTCCGCACTATCCCTAGCGCAGCCACTTTTATTGGGACAGGTTATTGCAGGGGTTGAAGCCGGCACCGCAATTGGTGGTCTGGCGTTCTGGATTGTTATTTTGCTAGTTTCAAGCGCACTTATAAATGGTTATCAGTTCTACCTTCTATATCGAACCGGTGAGGGTGTTGTTCTTTCCACTCGTAAGGCTCTTATTTCACGCTTAGTTCGCTTACCAATTTGGCAGTATGACCGCCGAAGAATTGGCGACTTGGTTTCTAGGGTCGGTTCCGACACCACTCTTCTGAAGGCAGTTTTGACCCAGGGGCTGGTATCCGCGGTCGGTGGAATATTCACGTTCTTCGGTGCAGTTATTGTGATGGCTTTTATCGACCCGGTTCTTCTCGGTGCCACCTTGGCCGTTGTTGCAATAGCGGTCGTGGCTATCGCGCTGGCTGGTCGCAAGATTCGCTCCGCGACTACCAAGGCCCAGCAAATGGTTGGTGAAATGAGCTCTGCGGTTGAGCGAGCCCTTGGAGCTATCCGCACCATTCGCGCAGCGCGCGCGGAAGACCGTGAGATTGCCGCGATGAATAAGGATGCGGAGGCGGCTTACGATCAGGGCGTCAAAATCGCCAAGCTCTCGGCCGTCATCTCCCCAATCGCCCAAATCGCCTTCAACACCGCTTTCATAGTGGTGCTTGGTCTCGGTGGCTTGCGGGTCGCCACCGGAGAGACCACCATCGCGTCGCTTGTGACATTTGTGATCTTGTTGTTCTTTATGATTGGCCCACTGATCAGCACCTTTGGCGCTTATACCTCGGTGATGAGCGCCCTTGGCGCTCTGGCTCGAATCCAAGAGATCATGGTATTGGTTGAGGAGGAGGCCGGAGAAGCTAAAGACCTAAGAGAGGCGAAAAATAAGACAGCCTTAGAATTCAAGAACGTGAATTTTCATTACCAGCCCGAAGCGGGCGAGGAGCCAAAGGCGATTCTCGAGAACGTCAGTCTAGAAATTCCTCGCGGTTCAAGAGTTGCACTGGTGGGACCTTCCGGAGCCGGTAAGTCGACCATCTTCTCGCTCATCGAGCGCTTCTACGAGCCAACCGGTGGCAGTATTTTATTCGATGGTCAAGACGTCTCCTCATTCTCTCGCCAAGCACTCCGAGAGCAAATTGGGTATGTCGAGCAGGACGCTCCAGTTTTGGCTGGCTCGCTAAGAGAAAACCTGCTGCTCGGTAAGGGCAGCGCCACGCAGGAAGAACTGACTCAAGTTTTGGACATGGTCAACCTCTCAGAAGTATTGAACCGAGACGCCAAGGGACTAGACGCCGAGGTTGGCGAATCAGGCATCATGCTCTCTGGCGGAGAGCGTCAAAGACTGGCGATCGCCAGGGCACTTCTCGCCGCTCCCCCAATTTTGCTTTTGGATGAATCGACCAGCGCGCTGGATGGTCCAAACGAGCAGCGGATGCGCGAGGCCATCGATGCGGTGGCTAAAGACCGCACCCTGATCGTGATTGCCCACCGTTTGTCTACGGTGGTCGACAGCGATCAAATCATCGTGCTTGAGCGTGGCCAAGTGGTCGGCTCCGGCACCCACAGCGAATTGGTTAAAACGACCCCGCTATACGCAGAGCTAGCGAAGCACCAACTGCTGGTTTAG